From Virgibacillus natechei, the proteins below share one genomic window:
- a CDS encoding carbohydrate ABC transporter permease, producing MKNSLNTRKIVITIIMGIISVIFISPFIWMITTSFKLEIDVFNYPIEWIPTRTNGFANYQEVWFGNDPFYLYYWNSIKVAVMTTVVSVIVSALAAYGFSKVKFGAASMLFLVVLATYMVPPQASIVPQFLLYRGVGLFDTHLGLVLIGSFSALGTFMLRQFFMGIQDDYIDAAKMDGAGHFRIFFSIAMPIVRPAIATYAILRFIWTWNDYMNPLIFLRTDSLYTIQLAMEKFATINGQFYALTMAAAVSAIIPLLIVFIIGQRQVIDGIALGGVKG from the coding sequence ATGAAAAATTCATTAAATACTCGCAAAATAGTTATTACTATAATTATGGGTATTATTAGTGTGATATTTATATCTCCATTTATTTGGATGATAACAACTTCTTTTAAACTTGAAATAGATGTTTTTAATTATCCTATAGAATGGATACCAACTAGAACGAATGGGTTTGCTAATTATCAAGAGGTTTGGTTTGGTAATGATCCTTTTTATCTATATTACTGGAACTCTATTAAAGTAGCAGTAATGACGACGGTAGTATCGGTAATCGTATCCGCACTAGCAGCTTATGGCTTTTCTAAGGTGAAATTTGGGGCAGCCTCTATGTTGTTCTTAGTCGTTTTAGCTACATATATGGTTCCGCCGCAAGCTAGTATAGTACCCCAATTTCTTTTGTATAGAGGTGTAGGTTTATTTGACACCCACTTAGGGTTGGTTTTAATTGGAAGCTTTAGTGCGCTTGGAACCTTTATGTTAAGACAATTTTTCATGGGTATACAGGATGATTATATTGACGCTGCAAAGATGGATGGAGCAGGTCATTTCCGGATTTTCTTTTCAATCGCTATGCCGATTGTCCGTCCAGCTATAGCAACATATGCAATATTGAGATTCATCTGGACATGGAATGATTATATGAATCCATTAATATTCCTTCGTACAGATTCTCTTTACACCATCCAGCTAGCAATGGAGAAATTCGCAACCATTAACGGGCAGTTTTACGCACTGACTATGGCTGCAGCTGTCTCGGCAATTATTCCATTATTGATCGTATTTATTATTGGTCAAAGACAAGTTATTGATGGTATTGCATTAGGAGGCGTTAAAGGTTAG
- a CDS encoding carbohydrate ABC transporter permease — protein sequence MVFSKKENKQIKQRKPKIKDEKLAGILFVSPMLLGLTVFVIYPVLATFILSFSDWNFVTGISQIEWAGFDNFRKLLGDEVFFKSLINNLIFILTVPITMIIALVFAVLIDRNVYLKSYFKIAFFIPYVSSVVAVAVVWQVLFNPAQGPINQTLISLGIENPPTWLSDPNFALISIMVIHIWISIGFNLIIYIAGLQSISKELYESADLDGANAWQKFRNITIPMVSPTTLFLLITGIISTFKVFDIISVLTQGGPVDSTNVLVWLLYETAFEELDIGYSSAIALVLFIVVFIITIIQWVGQKKWVNY from the coding sequence ATGGTCTTTAGTAAAAAAGAGAATAAACAAATAAAGCAAAGAAAACCAAAGATAAAAGATGAGAAATTAGCGGGAATTTTATTTGTTTCTCCGATGCTGTTAGGATTAACAGTATTTGTCATATATCCTGTTTTAGCAACATTTATACTTAGCTTTTCAGACTGGAACTTTGTTACCGGTATTAGTCAAATAGAGTGGGCAGGTTTTGATAACTTTAGGAAACTACTGGGAGACGAAGTATTTTTTAAATCTTTAATAAATAATTTAATTTTTATACTTACTGTACCAATAACCATGATAATAGCATTGGTTTTCGCTGTATTAATTGATAGAAATGTATACCTTAAAAGCTATTTTAAAATAGCCTTCTTTATACCATACGTTTCTAGTGTGGTTGCGGTTGCAGTAGTATGGCAGGTACTGTTTAATCCTGCTCAAGGTCCTATTAATCAAACATTAATCTCGTTAGGAATAGAAAATCCACCTACATGGTTATCTGATCCTAATTTCGCTTTAATTTCCATTATGGTTATTCATATTTGGATATCAATTGGGTTTAATTTAATTATTTATATAGCAGGACTTCAGTCCATATCTAAAGAATTATATGAATCTGCTGATTTGGACGGAGCAAATGCCTGGCAGAAATTTAGGAATATTACGATCCCAATGGTTTCACCGACAACTTTATTCCTATTAATAACGGGTATAATATCAACATTTAAAGTGTTTGATATCATATCAGTACTTACACAAGGCGGCCCTGTTGACTCTACAAATGTTCTTGTTTGGCTTCTATATGAAACCGCTTTCGAGGAACTGGACATCGGATACTCTTCGGCTATTGCACTAGTATTATTCATCGTTGTTTTTATAATAACGATCATCCAATGGGTAGGCCAGAAAAAATGGGTCAATTATTAA
- a CDS encoding YesL family protein encodes MNNNAGFMNGFNTMCEWIVKFAYLNVLWFLFMVLGLGIFGIFPATIAMFTIIRKWIMGDTNRRMFPLFWETYKTEFIKSNKLGVIFAVIGFILYIDLLFVFTVENTYAGYLFFPLIMMALVYVLTLLYVFPVYVHYDITIRQTIKNAFFIMVFSPISSALLVLSIFTLWFLAISFPAVIPFFSVNVLSWLVMYFANHSFLKIQRKQVNLANKS; translated from the coding sequence ATGAATAATAATGCAGGCTTTATGAATGGATTCAATACAATGTGTGAATGGATAGTGAAATTTGCATATCTTAATGTATTATGGTTTTTATTTATGGTTTTGGGTTTAGGTATCTTTGGTATTTTTCCAGCAACGATTGCTATGTTTACAATTATTCGAAAGTGGATTATGGGTGATACGAATAGACGAATGTTTCCATTATTTTGGGAGACTTACAAAACAGAATTTATAAAGAGCAATAAACTAGGGGTGATTTTCGCTGTTATAGGATTTATTTTGTATATTGATTTACTTTTTGTTTTTACAGTTGAGAATACGTATGCAGGATATCTGTTCTTCCCTTTAATTATGATGGCACTCGTTTATGTATTAACATTGCTCTATGTTTTTCCAGTGTATGTGCATTACGATATTACAATAAGACAAACGATTAAGAATGCCTTTTTTATAATGGTTTTTAGTCCAATATCTAGCGCATTACTAGTACTAAGTATTTTCACGCTATGGTTTCTTGCTATTTCATTCCCTGCAGTCATCCCATTTTTTAGTGTTAACGTATTATCGTGGTTAGTTATGTATTTTGCAAATCACTCTTTTTTAAAAATCCAAAGAAAACAAGTTAATCTAGCAAATAAGAGCTAG